In Candidatus Methanomethylophilaceae archaeon, the sequence GCAGCTATGTGGCCGCATAGAATCTAATAAATATAACGTTGGGCTAGCGTCCTCAGATTAGGTGTCCGTCTCGATGGCGGAGTGAATCCGAATCAATGCAACTTCAGAGGTGAAACAATGGGAAACGGCCTTTACACCGCAAGGAAAATGAAAGACGACCGCCAGAAATTCCGCTGGCTGGACAGGGGCTACAAGAAGAGAGTCCTCAAACTCAGGGAGAAATCCGATCCTCTCGAGGGATCCGCGCAGGCTCGCGGCATCGTCCTCGCCAAGACCGGAGTCGAAGCCAAGCAGCCCAACTCCGCGATCAGAAAGTGCGTCAAAGTCCAGCTGATCAAGAACGGGCGCCAGATCACCGCGTTCGCAGTCGGAGACGGAGCTATCAACTTCATCGACGAGCACGACGAGGTCATGGTCGAAGGTATCGGCGGAAGGATGGGAAGGTCTTACGGAGACATTCCCGGGGTCCGTTACAAAGTCATCAAAGTCAACAACGTGTCCCTTGACCAAATGGTCAGAGGCAAAACCGACAAGCCTGTGAGATGATAGCATGGCAGACGAAATAATCGCTCAGAAAGCATTGATCTTCGGCAAATACGACACTGCCGAGGTCATCGTCAACGACGGCGGGCTCGCCAAGTACATCGATCTCACCCCCACCAACGTGCCCCACTCCGGCGGGAAGCACGCCAACAGGTGGTTCGGAAAATCCAAGCTGAGCATCGTAGAGAGGCTCATCAACAACATCATGAGGACCGAGAAGTACACCGGAAAGAAGATGAAGGCGTACAAAGCGGTCTCCGACGCGTTCGACATCGTCGCCGCAAGGACCAAGAAGAACCCCATCCAGGTTCTGGTCGAGGGCCTCGAGAACGCCG encodes:
- a CDS encoding 30S ribosomal protein S12, with the translated sequence MGNGLYTARKMKDDRQKFRWLDRGYKKRVLKLREKSDPLEGSAQARGIVLAKTGVEAKQPNSAIRKCVKVQLIKNGRQITAFAVGDGAINFIDEHDEVMVEGIGGRMGRSYGDIPGVRYKVIKVNNVSLDQMVRGKTDKPVR
- a CDS encoding 30S ribosomal protein S7, which produces MADEIIAQKALIFGKYDTAEVIVNDGGLAKYIDLTPTNVPHSGGKHANRWFGKSKLSIVERLINNIMRTEKYTGKKMKAYKAVSDAFDIVAARTKKNPIQVLVEGLENAAPREEVTRLQFGGISVPKAVDISPQRRLDIALRNLSTGVVNASAKNKKAIHECLADEIMLAAKGDMTSYSVAKKEEIERVAQSAR